A section of the Leminorella richardii genome encodes:
- a CDS encoding autorepressor SdpR family transcription factor, whose amino-acid sequence MKDVWNALSDPVRRKILQLLKDDNLNAGDIATHFTISKPSISHHLDVLKQAKLVSSEKKGQQIEYSINTTVFQDVLGFIAEFYKEGKHEKN is encoded by the coding sequence ATGAAAGACGTATGGAACGCCCTGTCCGATCCCGTTCGACGCAAAATTTTGCAGCTGCTTAAAGATGACAATTTGAATGCAGGTGATATTGCTACACATTTTACAATATCAAAGCCGTCAATTAGCCATCACTTAGATGTGTTAAAGCAGGCAAAGCTGGTTTCTTCGGAAAAGAAAGGACAACAGATTGAATATTCAATTAACACAACGGTATTTCAAGATGTACTTGGGTTTATAGCGGAGTTCTATAAGGAAGGTAAGCATGAAAAAAATTAA
- a CDS encoding PLP-dependent aminotransferase family protein, translated as MWIPILKETNQPKYILLVEAIAEAIEKGELKVGERLPPQRQLAWRLGLNPSTTMLAYKEAARRHLVSGEVGRGTYVLQGSKEASLFLIKNPQPLKEHIDLSTNLPAIDRDNQDMASTLIALTTSDGWHGVQNYLTPDAIQLGKIRATEWLKLRKVSYLPENIKLCAGAQQGLLTVLLSLCQAGDPILVEELTAPGIKSAARQLHLPLHGIMLDEQGIIPDEFDRMIRTTGARVVVLTPSLQNPTGAIMGPRRCSEIADIINKYQIIMIEDDVYGGLIEQPPLSVLVPDRSVFISSFSKTVAAGLRLGYIAASVPILSRIDPDAQLTHWAVSSLSLAIANQWIEDGTAEKRLNWQSKEVAQRWRLARKLVGKYMLDIDCASPHVWLTAPFEKPELVALCSQAGINAVPADVFAVRTAPLNAIRISLTAAKSQVELKVALEAIAKLLSAH; from the coding sequence ATGTGGATCCCAATATTAAAAGAGACGAATCAGCCCAAATATATTCTGTTGGTTGAAGCTATTGCCGAGGCGATTGAAAAAGGTGAACTCAAAGTGGGGGAGCGTTTGCCGCCACAGCGACAGCTGGCCTGGAGGCTGGGACTAAATCCGAGTACGACGATGCTAGCCTATAAGGAGGCTGCTCGCCGTCATCTGGTTAGCGGTGAAGTGGGGCGTGGAACCTATGTGCTGCAAGGGAGCAAAGAGGCATCACTATTCTTGATAAAGAATCCACAGCCGTTAAAAGAGCACATCGATCTTTCAACTAATCTTCCCGCTATCGATCGGGATAATCAGGATATGGCTTCAACACTAATAGCGTTAACGACGTCTGACGGATGGCACGGCGTGCAGAATTATTTAACGCCGGATGCCATTCAGTTAGGAAAAATACGGGCTACCGAATGGCTTAAACTACGTAAAGTTAGCTATTTACCTGAAAATATTAAGCTATGCGCAGGAGCCCAGCAGGGACTGCTAACGGTATTGCTTTCTCTTTGTCAGGCGGGAGACCCTATTCTGGTTGAAGAGTTAACTGCTCCAGGGATTAAATCAGCAGCGCGTCAGCTGCATTTACCGCTGCACGGAATTATGCTGGATGAGCAGGGCATCATTCCGGACGAGTTTGATCGAATGATTAGAACTACGGGTGCTAGGGTCGTTGTTTTAACGCCGTCACTGCAAAACCCGACAGGGGCGATTATGGGGCCTCGGCGGTGTAGCGAGATTGCTGATATTATCAATAAATATCAAATTATTATGATTGAAGATGATGTATATGGCGGATTGATTGAACAGCCACCGCTGAGCGTCTTAGTGCCGGATCGTAGCGTTTTTATCAGCAGTTTTTCTAAAACAGTGGCGGCGGGGCTACGGCTAGGATATATCGCGGCCTCCGTCCCCATATTAAGCAGGATAGATCCGGATGCTCAGCTAACACATTGGGCAGTATCTTCACTAAGTCTAGCGATAGCGAATCAGTGGATTGAGGATGGAACGGCTGAGAAAAGGCTAAACTGGCAGAGCAAAGAAGTGGCACAGCGGTGGCGTTTGGCTCGTAAGCTTGTGGGGAAATACATGCTGGATATTGATTGTGCAAGCCCACACGTGTGGCTTACGGCTCCTTTCGAGAAGCCTGAACTGGTCGCTCTATGTTCTCAGGCGGGGATTAACGCTGTGCCAGCAGACGTTTTCGCTGTGAGAACGGCTCCGCTAAATGCCATTCGAATCAGTTTAACGGCGGCTAAAAGTCAGGTTGAATTAAAGGTTGCTTTGGAAGCCATAGCCAAATTATTAAGCGCTCACTAA
- a CDS encoding SdpI family protein codes for MKKINLLTVLILLSSLIVVFLVTTLPDRVPIHLDMNGAVDQYSSKWFVLLGSCLASIATLLVQIYLRKTHNKAPEALQGMMSILLVVALTICWLPYVIATEFGQQNLLLYIGVFLGGLFIVMGNSMGLLKINSVVGFRVKWTMTDEEIWRKTHRFGGYVMVIAGILILISALMAFLFFSPTFLFIAILVITLSMVLTTTRHSYVLYKQKHKI; via the coding sequence ATGAAAAAAATTAACCTGTTAACAGTACTGATTCTGTTATCTTCACTCATTGTCGTCTTCCTTGTCACGACGCTGCCAGACAGGGTTCCAATACACCTTGATATGAACGGCGCCGTAGATCAATACAGCTCAAAGTGGTTTGTTCTATTGGGCTCATGCCTCGCCTCTATTGCGACGCTTTTGGTACAGATTTACCTGCGCAAAACACACAATAAAGCACCTGAAGCGTTACAGGGAATGATGTCAATTCTTCTGGTTGTTGCTTTAACCATTTGCTGGCTACCCTATGTTATTGCCACTGAATTTGGTCAGCAAAATTTACTGCTATATATAGGTGTTTTTTTAGGCGGTCTATTTATTGTCATGGGAAACTCGATGGGATTATTGAAAATCAATTCTGTTGTTGGGTTCAGAGTAAAGTGGACCATGACCGATGAAGAGATATGGCGAAAAACCCATCGCTTTGGTGGCTATGTCATGGTCATTGCCGGAATACTCATCCTGATCTCAGCATTGATGGCTTTCTTATTTTTTAGCCCAACGTTCTTATTCATCGCTATTTTGGTCATTACATTATCTATGGTGTTAACAACGACACGTCACTCATACGTACTGTATAAACAAAAGCATAAAATTTAG
- a CDS encoding DUF1456 family protein has translation MMNNAVLRSVRYMLGLSDAQMVEIIKLGGCEVTRGDMAFWLKKEDEPEFKPCIDRVMAHFLNGLIFFRRGKNDDLPPPPLEKKVTNNVMLKKLRVAFALREDDMLAIYQSVDFRISKPEITAIFRKPDHKNYRECGDQLLRNFLKGLTQRIKGKPKAVRQD, from the coding sequence ATGATGAATAACGCCGTGCTGCGCAGCGTACGCTATATGCTGGGGCTAAGCGACGCTCAGATGGTCGAAATTATTAAACTGGGGGGATGTGAAGTCACCCGCGGTGACATGGCTTTCTGGCTGAAAAAAGAGGATGAGCCGGAGTTTAAGCCCTGTATCGATCGAGTGATGGCGCATTTTTTAAACGGACTGATCTTCTTCCGTCGTGGCAAAAACGATGATTTACCACCGCCGCCGCTGGAAAAGAAGGTGACTAACAATGTGATGTTGAAAAAGCTGAGAGTCGCTTTTGCCCTGAGGGAAGATGACATGTTGGCAATCTATCAAAGCGTGGATTTTCGCATTTCCAAACCGGAGATAACGGCAATTTTCCGCAAGCCAGATCATAAAAATTACCGAGAGTGCGGCGATCAGCTGCTGCGTAATTTTCTCAAGGGTTTAACACAGCGAATAAAGGGCAAGCCGAAAGCAGTGCGTCAGGATTAA
- a CDS encoding threonine dehydratase: MFDLDELRTAANKVHRIMQATPQYPWPLLGKRLHCEVWVKHENHTPTGAFKIRGGITFIDRLLKQQPNLNGIITATRGNHGQSQALAATKAGLPCYIVVPKGNSPEKNAAMQALGGQIIEHGADFDEARVKAAEIAKQKGLYFVPAFHKDIILGVATYALELFDAVAELDTVYVPIGMGSGICGLIKTRDLLGIKTKIVGVVSSHADAFAQSFEQGKIITTESANTIADGLACRMPLAESFAMIKAGAERIVRVTDDEICHAIRIYHEDTHSMAEGAGAAGLAALIKERALQKDKKVAVILSGANIDRQLYASILQ, from the coding sequence ATGTTCGATCTAGACGAGTTACGCACCGCTGCCAATAAAGTTCACCGCATTATGCAGGCTACACCACAGTACCCCTGGCCGTTACTGGGTAAACGTTTACACTGCGAGGTATGGGTTAAACATGAAAACCATACGCCAACCGGCGCTTTTAAAATAAGGGGTGGAATTACCTTTATTGACCGTCTATTAAAACAGCAGCCCAACCTTAACGGCATCATTACTGCAACACGAGGGAACCATGGGCAAAGTCAGGCGTTAGCGGCAACAAAAGCCGGGTTGCCTTGTTACATTGTTGTGCCAAAGGGTAACTCACCTGAAAAAAATGCCGCCATGCAGGCTCTAGGTGGCCAAATCATCGAACACGGCGCTGATTTTGATGAGGCCCGAGTTAAAGCCGCTGAAATAGCCAAACAAAAAGGCCTCTACTTTGTTCCCGCTTTCCACAAAGATATTATCCTCGGGGTTGCAACCTACGCACTGGAGCTTTTTGACGCTGTAGCAGAGCTAGACACCGTTTACGTACCAATCGGAATGGGTTCTGGCATCTGTGGCTTAATAAAAACCCGGGATCTGCTTGGAATAAAAACAAAAATCGTTGGCGTCGTCTCTAGCCATGCTGACGCCTTTGCCCAAAGTTTTGAACAGGGGAAGATTATTACGACGGAAAGCGCCAATACCATTGCCGATGGCCTTGCCTGTCGTATGCCGCTGGCTGAATCATTTGCCATGATTAAAGCCGGTGCAGAACGCATTGTGAGAGTCACGGATGATGAGATCTGTCACGCTATTCGCATTTACCATGAAGACACTCACAGCATGGCTGAAGGCGCTGGAGCAGCAGGTCTGGCAGCATTAATAAAAGAACGCGCGTTACAGAAAGACAAAAAAGTGGCCGTCATTCTGAGCGGAGCCAATATCGATCGCCAGCTCTATGCCAGTATTTTGCAGTAA